TGTATGCTGGCTCAATTTCAGCTTTCACACCGGTAAGTTCAACAATCACAATGTTACCCTGCATATCTTGCGTCTTAGCGAACTCAGGTTGACCTTCTGCAGGCTTAACCATCGCAAATACTGTATTTGCTAGTGGGTTACCGCGGTCAATGCTTTCAGACTCACCAAACGCTAGCTCATTAGCTTCTAGAGAGCTGGTGTTGCCTTCTTTAAGCTCTGCAATCAGGCTCTCACCTAACTCACTTGCTTGCTTCTCAGCTTTCGCTTTTGCCGCAAGCTCTTGCGCTTGTGCTTTCACTTCCTCAAGAGGAAGAACCGTTTCATCACGTTGGTCATCCACACGAACAACAATCACGTGCTCAGGAGCCACTTCAACTACCGCAGAGTTAAGACCAGTGTCTTTTACTTCTGGATCGAGAATTGCTTGCATTACGCTTGGCGTCAGTAACACCTGAGGTGCATCGGCTTGCGAAACGAAGTCAGTGTTAACCACAGTGCCATCGATAGCTTGTGCTGCATCTTCTAGTGAATCTGGGAATTCAAATGCAACGCGCTCAAGTTCAGTTTGAAGCTCGTAGAAGCGCTCAATCGCCTGCGAATCTTGCAATTCTTGGGTGATGTCCGCAGCAACTTGCTCAAATGGCTTAGCTTCAGGTGCTTTTAGCTCGTCCAGTTTAATGATGTGGTAACCAAAGCCAGACTTTACAAGACCCGTCATTTCACCAGCGTTTTGCAGTGCGAAAGCTGCTTCTTCAAACGCAGGGTCCGTTGCACCACGCTCGATCCAACCTAGAGAACCGCCTTCTTCAGCGCTGCCTGGGTCTTCAGATTTCTCTTGAGCCACTTGCACAAAATCAGCGCCTGCGTTGATTTCATCAAGGATTGCCTGAGCTTTTGCTTCGTCATCGCCTTGAACTAGGATGTGGCTAAGCTTGCGCT
This portion of the Vibrio sp. SCSIO 43136 genome encodes:
- the ppiD gene encoding peptidylprolyl isomerase; the encoded protein is MMDRLRDGANSVAIKVILGVIILSFIFTGVSGYLGGGAAAAAKVGDVEISRGEFEQAYQNERNRMQAQLGDYFATLLGDPSYAQQFRKSVLDRMINDILLEQHAKSLGLRISDEQVRQMIVEMPYFQNDGKFDQEIYAQALRRAGFTPEGYAETVRRDEVRNQLLLALQGSEFSLPSEVESQGLLITQQRDIRTLTLDVEKFAANVEISDEELQTYYQQNPAQFTRPEQVKVGYVELSAAALKDQISVSEEQAKTYYDEHLALYSTEEQRKLSHILVQGDDEAKAQAILDEINAGADFVQVAQEKSEDPGSAEEGGSLGWIERGATDPAFEEAAFALQNAGEMTGLVKSGFGYHIIKLDELKAPEAKPFEQVAADITQELQDSQAIERFYELQTELERVAFEFPDSLEDAAQAIDGTVVNTDFVSQADAPQVLLTPSVMQAILDPEVKDTGLNSAVVEVAPEHVIVVRVDDQRDETVLPLEEVKAQAQELAAKAKAEKQASELGESLIAELKEGNTSSLEANELAFGESESIDRGNPLANTVFAMVKPAEGQPEFAKTQDMQGNIVIVELTGVKAEIEPAYNEQIGAQLVRTTAQQDLEATLTTLRNEADIEYYVVETN